One window from the genome of Elaeis guineensis isolate ETL-2024a chromosome 5, EG11, whole genome shotgun sequence encodes:
- the LOC105035788 gene encoding protein translation factor SUI1 homolog, producing the protein MSDLNVQLPTAFDSFAEANAEDSGAGAKEYVHVRIQQRNGRKSLTTVQGLKKEFSYSKILKDLKKEFCCNGTVVQDPELGQVIQLQGDQRKNVATFLVQAGIVKKEHIKIHGF; encoded by the exons ATGTCTGATCTCAATGTCCAGCTCCCCACTGCATTTG ATTCATTTGCTGAAGCAAATGCTGAGGACTCTGGTGCTGGTGCAAAGGAGTATGTCCATGTGCGCATACAGCAGAGGAACGGCAGGAAGAGTCTGACAACTGTGCAGGGATTGAAAAAAGAGTTCAGCTATAGCAAGATTTTGAAGGATCTCAAGAAGGAGTTCTGCTGCAATGGTACTGTTGTCCAGGACCCTGAACTGGGCCAG GTTATTCAACTTCAAGGTGATCAGCGGAAGAATGTTGCTACTTTTCTAGTTCAG GCTGGCATCGTTAAGAAGGAACATATCAAGATTCATGGCTTCTGA